The Sorangiineae bacterium MSr11367 genome window below encodes:
- a CDS encoding tetratricopeptide repeat protein: protein MMREKHASTRGRVAIVLVSFLLGGCASRATTQAAADGSALLAKSASTLAHAQEGQGEFDRAERTLQSAIEQVKRDGTPEALAELHAARAWVVVHRAFYGSVDEAATRKAIDEANAVARASTNRSAIANAADAAAFHEYRDILFNGGTYTKVRREFEQVVAAYEALGDLAGQARGLFHIGLTYEQEEKRAEARPYYERSLALAERADEPDVLSYPVRHLGYLFLEQGNIEEALRYQRRCLFLRIRAGLTRNIPYTYIAVGEVEMKKGELARARLYFNDALDLGRELHSESVSVGAHNALGQVDERENQHDAAARHYQEALILAEKMKRNADVKEASENLARVYDKLGDRDRAQKHRQRAHEAEVAMKSKT from the coding sequence ATGATGCGAGAAAAGCACGCTTCGACGCGCGGGCGCGTGGCGATCGTTTTGGTTTCCTTTCTTCTGGGCGGATGCGCATCGCGCGCCACGACGCAGGCGGCTGCGGACGGCTCCGCGCTGCTGGCCAAGTCGGCGTCGACCCTGGCGCACGCGCAGGAGGGACAGGGTGAGTTCGATCGGGCCGAGCGCACGCTCCAATCGGCCATCGAGCAAGTGAAACGAGATGGCACGCCCGAAGCGCTCGCCGAGCTTCATGCGGCCCGCGCGTGGGTGGTCGTGCACCGCGCGTTTTACGGAAGCGTTGACGAGGCGGCGACCCGCAAAGCCATCGACGAAGCCAACGCGGTCGCCCGCGCAAGCACGAACCGCTCCGCCATAGCGAATGCTGCCGATGCGGCGGCGTTTCACGAATACCGCGACATCCTTTTCAACGGCGGAACCTATACAAAGGTCCGACGCGAATTCGAGCAGGTGGTGGCCGCGTACGAGGCGTTGGGCGATCTCGCGGGGCAGGCACGCGGCCTCTTTCACATCGGCCTCACGTACGAGCAAGAGGAAAAACGGGCCGAGGCACGGCCCTACTACGAGCGGTCCTTGGCGCTTGCCGAGCGCGCCGACGAGCCCGACGTACTTTCGTATCCGGTGCGCCATCTCGGTTACCTCTTTCTCGAGCAAGGCAACATCGAGGAAGCACTTCGTTACCAGCGCCGCTGTCTGTTCCTGCGCATCCGCGCCGGCCTGACGCGCAATATTCCATATACGTACATTGCCGTGGGGGAAGTCGAGATGAAAAAGGGGGAGCTCGCACGCGCTCGCCTCTATTTCAACGATGCTCTCGATCTCGGGCGCGAGCTGCACTCCGAGAGTGTGTCAGTCGGCGCGCACAACGCCTTGGGTCAAGTTGACGAGCGCGAGAACCAGCACGATGCAGCCGCACGCCACTATCAGGAAGCGTTGATCCTTGCCGAGAAGATGAAACGCAATGCGGACGTCAAAGAAGCTAGCGA
- a CDS encoding DUF2252 domain-containing protein — MIDVKEAGTTIAPRYKGVPMPRSNADRIVMGANHLAPALGNRMLGARLCEKAVVLRELLPQDLKFDLENICQQEAMKIARYLATVVARAHARQLDDGERASWKRELDRHRTKSLDAASWLWASVVDLIAIHEVSYLAHCRNTH; from the coding sequence TTGATCGATGTCAAAGAAGCTGGCACTACGATTGCACCGCGCTACAAAGGTGTTCCGATGCCGCGCTCGAATGCCGATCGCATCGTCATGGGTGCCAATCATCTCGCTCCCGCCTTGGGCAACCGGATGCTCGGTGCGCGGCTCTGTGAGAAGGCTGTCGTTCTTCGCGAGCTTCTCCCGCAAGACCTCAAATTCGACTTAGAAAATATTTGTCAGCAGGAAGCAATGAAGATCGCGCGCTACCTTGCCACCGTGGTCGCGCGAGCCCACGCACGACAGCTTGATGATGGCGAGCGTGCATCCTGGAAACGTGAGCTCGATCGCCATCGCACGAAATCTCTGGACGCAGCGTCATGGCTCTGGGCCAGCGTCGTCGATCTCATCGCCATTCACGAAGTCAGCTATCTAGCGCATTGCCGAAATACGCATTAG
- a CDS encoding VOC family protein → MTKDESVPNAIPVSFTSSATPSAGPVWPSALPVRRVRVARPTARLDEVVAFYVDVLGLPRLGGFEGHDGYDGVFVGLPSWEYHLEFTRHVEGSPCPAPTRDNLLVLYLNDPAAVEAMVRRVTARGYEPIEPENPYWEKTGAVTIEDPDGWRIVFAVAST, encoded by the coding sequence ATGACCAAAGACGAGAGTGTTCCCAACGCGATTCCGGTGAGCTTTACATCGAGCGCTACCCCTTCCGCGGGACCCGTGTGGCCCTCCGCGCTGCCGGTACGTCGGGTTCGCGTGGCGCGTCCCACCGCGCGCCTGGACGAGGTGGTCGCATTCTACGTCGACGTCCTCGGCCTGCCGCGTCTCGGCGGCTTCGAGGGGCACGATGGGTACGATGGCGTGTTCGTCGGACTACCATCGTGGGAATATCACCTGGAGTTCACGCGCCACGTTGAGGGAAGCCCGTGCCCGGCCCCCACACGCGACAATCTCCTCGTGCTCTACCTCAATGACCCTGCGGCGGTGGAAGCGATGGTGCGGCGTGTCACCGCCCGGGGATACGAGCCTATCGAGCCGGAAAATCCATATTGGGAAAAGACCGGCGCCGTTACCATCGAAGATCCCGATGGCTGGCGCATCGTCTTTGCGGTCGCATCAACATGA